The following are encoded together in the Salvia hispanica cultivar TCC Black 2014 chromosome 6, UniMelb_Shisp_WGS_1.0, whole genome shotgun sequence genome:
- the LOC125193761 gene encoding putative late blight resistance protein homolog R1A-10 codes for MHFLDRLNSWNLLCEIVFGEEACCPQELIETGRRIAENCKGLPLSITVIGGLLAKSRQTARYWQDVAENFDSIVNLENSEYCLRILYMSYDSLPVHLKPCFLYTGIFGENTHIHVSNLIKLWDAEGFLKPDPGRSLEEVADKYLGELVDRNLILVEKRNYNGKLISCRIHNLLRDLCLREARKQKFFFIAGVHSLQIPRDILSERCICIQERRSIDLADNFDELRSSAVARSLMWEHEQPNLPTVFRLLRVYAADATIGSLPLLEILKLKYDSFIGSEWKTVEGQFLSLKLLVIERCHELETWITEKTHFPRLKHLVLRGLQELKEIPSDIGNIDTLKSIELVDCSDSSVNSAEEIRDEQESYGNEDLQVHIPSEKEV; via the exons ATGCATTTCCTAGATAGGCTTAATAGCTGGAATTTATTGTGTGAAATTGTGTTTGGAGAAGAAGCTTGTTGTCCACAAGAATTGATCGAGACCGGGAGGAGAATTGCAGAAAACTGCAAAGGTCTTCCTCTATCTATTACTGTGATTGGAGGGCTCCTAGCAAAGTCGAGACAAACAGCAAGATATTGGCAAGATGTAGcagaaaattttgattctaTTGTTAACTTAGAGAACAGTGAATATTGCTTGCGAATATTGTACATGAGTTATGATAGTTTGCCCGTTCATCTGAAGCCATGTTTTCTGTATACGGGAATCTTCGGAGAAAATACCCACATTCACGTCTCCAACCTAATCAAACTCTGGGACGCAGAGGGATTTCTAAAACCGGATCCAGGTAGAAGCCTTGAAGAGGTAGCAGACAAGTATTTGGGAGAACTTGTTGACAGAAATCTCATTTTAGTTGAAAAACGCAACTATAATGGTAAACTAATATCTTGCAGGATCCACAATCTTTTGAGGGACCTCTGCTTGAGAGAAGCTCGTAAGCAAAAGTTCTTCTTCATTGCAGGTGTGCACAGTCTCCAAATCCCACGAGATATACTGTCTGAACGCTGCATCTGTATTCAAGAGAGAAGAAGCATTGACCTGGCTGATAACTTTGATGAATTGAGATCTTCAGCAGTTGCTCGTTCCTTGATGTGGGAACATGAGCAACCTAATTTACCAACTGTTTTTAGATTGCTGCGTGTGTATGCAGCTGATGCTACA ATAGGTTCCTTGCCTCTTCTTGAGATTCTCAAGCTCAAATATGATTCCTTCATTGGGTCTGAGTGGAAAACCGTTGAAGGGCAGTTCCTTAGTCTTAAACTGTTGGTGATCGAAAGGTGTCATGAACTAGAAACATGGATTACAGAGAAAACACATTTTCCGCGCCTTAAGCACCTTGTTCTTCGAGGATTACAAGAGCTGAAGGAGATCCCATCGGATATTGGAAACATAGACACACTCAAGTCAATTGAGTTGGTGGATTGCAGCGATTCTTCTGTTAATTCTGCTGAAGAGATACGAGATGAGCAAGAGTCATATGGAAATGAGGATCTTCAAGTTCACATTCCCTCTGAAAAAGAGGTTTGA